AGTGATAAAAGCATCTATTATGTGAAATAAGCCTTAAAAGTAGATACTTTATTTAGCTCGCCTTAAGGGCATGAACCCCGTCACCCACCGGGACTCATGCCTTTTTATTTCACCTTTGTTCATTAGGGATTTGAGATAATCCTCCTTTAGCAATATGACTTATCTTGTCCAGTCCATTATGTAGTAGTTTCTTAGAGATGGACTTCTCTTTTAATAATAGTTTTTTTGTATCAGGATGCATTAATATTTTATCTGATGGCTCCAACCGTGATAAAATCAAACAAATATAGTTATGAAACATCATATATAAAATATGAAATTTCCAAAAAGTCATTGAATAAAGGGGAAAATATGAATGGCGGAATTAAATGAATGGAAAAATAGTGCTCGCGGGCATAAATTCATAGCTTCTTTTAGCGGAGGAAAGGATAGTGTCTTAGCTCTATATAAAGCAATGAAGATTGGCGAACCTGCAGGACTGATCGTCATGCTGGAGGAAGAAGGAAAACGTTCCAGATCCCATGGCATGCCTCCGGAACTCATACGTGCCCAAGCTGAATCTATAGGTTTGCCCGTATATACTGCAGCTGCCAGTTGGAGTGATTATGAAGAAGTATTTATGCGCCTTTTAGAAAATGCAAAAAATCAAGGTGCTGAAGTGTTAGTAACTGGAGACTTGGATATGCCCGCCCATGGCTGTTGGCATGATAAAGTTACGAAGAATGCTGGATTGAAGCTTGGAATGCCTTTGTGGGAAATGAACCATCGTGAAGCTGTCGAAGAGTTCTTGAATCTAGGATTTGTAACGATCATTGTAACCGTTAATTTATCATTGGGAATGCGTGATGATGATTTAGGGCGAAAGTTAACCCATGAATACGTGAAGGAACTTGAAGCTCGCGGCATTGACCCCTGTGGAGAAGGTGGAGAGTTCCATACCACAGTAATAGATGGGCCTATTTTTAAACAGCCAATTCCTGTTCGAAAATGTGAAATTATTAAGGACGGAGAATATGCTTTTTTGCCTTTGGAGTTAGATAAGAAGGCGGATATTGGTACCTAATAACCATTCCTTACAAGCACTTTACTGCCCCTCAATTATTACATGTTCACTAACAATTGGGGGGCAGTACATATGGTGGAATCCTTTTTTGGACGGGAGGAAAACGGCCAATGTTAGTTACCATAATATTATTATAGTAATCCTTTGTAAAACCCCATCTCATTTTGATAACTTCTGTTTCATATTTATACAATAAGCAGAATAACAGATTTTCAGAAGTCTAAATGTTTTTAATATATTGTTTGAAAAGAAATTGGGATTTTTTAGAACCCTAGATGTTATCAGCAAAAAAAGACTATATTCTAGTCTTTTTTAGAAGTCATTCGATTGAGTTAAGGCCCTGTCAAATTACCCGCAATACCCGATTCCTCTGCGCATTTAGATATATCGTAATAATGTTCGAACTGGAAAAACTTCCTATTACAAGACTGTAATATCAATAAATAAATTATGAGTAATACAGGAGTTATCTTTGTCCGTTCAGTTAATAATAGAAATCCATTAATGTTTCGTCCATTAAATCCTGTGTGAGTCCTATGTAAATCATTGTATCTTTTGGATTGGAATGATTAAGGATTTGCTGCAGTAAAGCAATATCCTTGAATTTTTGATAATGCAAATAGCCGAAAGTTTTTCGAAGGGTATGTGTACCGACATCCGGAATGTCTGCCATTTCAGCTGCTTTGTTCAGGACCCGATAGGCCTGTACCCTAGTGATTGGACCATTTCCTTTTCGACTCGGAAATAAATACTGTTCATTTTTCAGGTTCGATTTCCGGACATATTTCCTTACTTCCTTTCGAAGCTGAGGATTGACAAGGAATCGCTTAATTTTATCAGTCTTTTGCTCCACAATGACTATATGCGTACCCTCAAGAATATCTTTCACGCGCAATTGTAAAAGATCCCCTATACGTAACCCAATGTTTATCCCGATTGAAAACATCATATAATCCCTGTAGCTGCAATATTTTAATAATGACTTTTTCATCTTTTCTATGTGATCCAACCGGCGTATCGGCTGGACATTCTTTATTCTTTGAGAGGTTGCTTGCATGAGTGGCTCATTCTCCTTTCCCCTTCTTTCATTGTACGTGAACAGGTGAAAAAAAGGCAAGTTTTATAAATTTCGATACCCTTATAAACCTTGATTTAACGCGTTTTCGAATGTATCAATAGAGGTCCTTTGTTACATTCGGAATATTCTTATAAAAATGACCGTGAATAATGTTAAATCTAGTATTCTTCATTAACGGCATTTACAGCCTCATAGAGCGTTTTTATATCATCCTTAATGAATGACTCTAATGATTTCAACCAATGCCTTTAAAAGCTAAATATGGAGCTCGTTTTTTATCTTATCTATATTTTTGTACGAAAATGCATCATATTAAAATTCACTATTTTTTAAAACATTTTCTAAAATTGTATGCATTACCTATTTTCATAGAGTCCATACCAACAAAAGGCAGGAAACATACGCTAAAAGTAATTTCTGTTTAAAAAAAGCCAATTTTCCCTGTACTAAGGAATCATCGGCCCTTAATATTATTGAATGTAACTCTAGTAACTTGATTCCAACCATTTATAATTTGACCAATCCACAAAACATTCCAGATCCAGAGCTAAAAGTACGCCCATTAACAGACCATTACCGATAAGGGGACGAATATATATAGGAATCGTAGCGAACACTTCCGCAGGAATGTTCGTAATAAAGATACCAAAATGTGTCGGAGTAGCAATTCGGTATATCGTTTTAGAATTAAATTGAATATTATGCAGCGGTACCGAATAATTGTATATAGGCCATAAATAAGACTGCACTCCCTTTTCTAACAGAAATTGTCGAAAATAAGGCTCCTAACGTAGGCACAAATCCAAGTAAAGTGAAAAGCGCTCGAAAATAAATTATGATGTTCGTTTATTTGCCTAAAGAATGAATTGTTCATTCATAAACTTTCAGGGATAGAGGTTTAATAACAATGGAGAGTATAATTACGAATAAGTGGACAGTGAAAGGCAAGTACGTCGTGATTACCGGGGCAACTAGCGGCATTGGGCTGGCCACAGCCAAAGAACTCGCAATTCGAGGCGCAAACCTGGGACTTGTCGCACGTAATCAGACCAAAGCGACTGAAGTAGTGAATCGAATTAAGGCATTAACCGGAAATAGCACCACAGTGGATGTGTTCCTAGCAGACATGTCTTCTCAGCAGTCCATACGTCAGGTTGCTGCCGAAATTCTGGCAAGGTGCCCGAAAGTGGATGTCTTAATTAACAATGCCGGCGCCTTGTTCGAAACTCGACAACTAACTGTCGACGGATTGGAGATGACCTGGGCGGTCAACCATCTAGCACCCTACCTGCTTACGACACTGCTCCTAGATCGGTTAAAGGAAAGTGAGCAATCACGAGTAATCACAACCGCATCCCACGGTCACAAGATGGCCAAGAAGGGGATTAATTTTGACGATCTTAGCGCCGAGCATCTCTATAGCTTTCCCAAAAAGTTCGTTGGCGGCCCTACATTTCGCTACGCGGAAACAAAGCTCGCCAACATCTTATTCACCGCTGAATTGGCGGGGCGACTGGAAGGAACCGGAGTCACAGCTCATTGCTTCGATCCTGGGCTAGTTTCCACGAACTTTAACCAGAACAACGGACTATTGGCCCGGTTGACCATGTCCGTGATGAAGATATTCTCCCAAAGCCCTGAGAAAGGTGCCGAAACTTTGGTATGGTTGGCGGACTCAGCCGAAATTACCAGTCACAATGGCCGTTATTACACCGACATGCAAATTACAATACCATCTGTACCCGCTCAAAATATGGACGCGGCAAAGCGTTTGTGGGAAGTAAGCAAGGAACAGATCCAGTGCTCGGACACCATTGATAAAGAGTAGTCCTATCTTACCTGAAAATTGGAGAGTGAACAATCGTTGACGCAATTAGATGAACCTCATGATGATGCAGAGAACAGATTAACATTGCAGTCTTAAAGTATTTGCACACCGAGGAATCATAGGAACAAAAATGAGTATGATTGCTGCTGAGGCCGGAATTAACCAAGGTCTTTCCTACCACTATTTCAAATCCAAAGAAGAGATTTTTTACTCTGCTTGTGAAAGAAGCCATGGAAGAAGCGCAGGTGACACTTGAGAACGTCCGTAATGCTATCACCCAAAAAGAGAATTTTTGTTATGTAAGCGTTCCCTTAAGGTCATTATACCTATAAGTTATTACCCTTTATCTTTCTGAATAATTTATCAATGAGAACAGAAATCCGATGCTGGATTAGCGACCAAGCAGCAATTTGGGGCTTTATTTTGTTTAAGGATTTCTAAAATCGGTCCCGGAATTTCTTTTCCTCGATTGTTGTTAGATTCATATATATTAACAATAATTATGTTATGTAAACTAATATATTTGATAAAGAGAATCTTAGATACTTCCCTTTGTCAAATGTAACCCAATCAATCAATTAATGAATATAAAAACTGGCATCATCTATGATTTCTATTTCTTTGTAACCTTTCAGCTCATCCATCAATTGGAAAAGTGCTCCATCCTTTTGTTTTGCTTCAATCATGCAATCCAGCTGTGGTAAGCTTCCCTTTATTTGTTGCAAAAATTCCATGAACATTCCTGTATCCACAAAGTCAGCGTGTGCTCGGAATTCTTTATCGGACCTTGGACTTGAAATATGCATTTTCGGAGGTAGCTTGGAATTACTCCAGGTATTTAATATTCGATTCCAATGGTCTTTCCAATCTTCACTTGGTAACTGATGTGCGAGGTAATGGTGATAATCAAAAACCATTGGAATCCCTAATTTCTCACATAAATAAAGGGTTTCCGACAAAGTATAGGTAGTATCATCATTCTCAAGAATGACCATTCTTTGAATCGATTCAGGAATCAAACCCCAATTATGGATGAACTGCTCTAATGCCTGTACATGCTCCCCATAACCGCCACCAACATGCAGAACACAGCGATGCTCGGGATCGACTCCCATTTTTTTTAATAACGTATGATGCATCCTTAATGTTTTTAATGATGTCTTCAGAATATCGATATTTGTACTATTCAAGATGACGAAATGATCTGGGTGAAAATCTATCCTTATTTTTGGGTGGTCCGTTATGAATGTTTTTAATTTAGCCAGCTCTTCTGAAATAGGCTCGATGTAATCCCATTCTGGAATTTCTGGATGATTGGCTAAAGGGATAAGTTTTGAAGAAAGCCTAAAGAACTGAATATTATTAGATTCGTTATGTATCAGTAAACGCCAGCAATTATGAAGATTGGAAATTGAAATGCGTTCGAGCTTCCTTATCGCGGCATCTCTGTCCTTAATTTTCGAAAACTGAGCAAAAGTCATCGTTTGGGATGGTGAACAGTTTGGAACATGATTACTCATGGCTACATAACCAAGGCGGATTAATGTCAATGGGATAGCTCCTTTACGGTTTTATGGTTATTGGAAGTATTCCCCTTTGCAATCAATATTATATATGTAAGCAACCATCCTTCCAAAAATTAAAAAATGGCCTTTTTCCAAATGTTTATCGGGCAAAAACCATTTTTCAAATATTCATTTTCACGCTAGAATTTCATTTCTTTTTTTGTTCTTACACTGGAGGGGTCGGGGTCGGTTTGGCATATCCACTTTTATATTTTTCATCGACCTTATTCCGGATCTCTTTGATGCTCATACCATCATTCAAGTCCAATATGGATTGTGCAGCTATTTCTAAGCAAACTCCACATCTCGTACCGTGGTCATCCCAAACGACTTCACCATTTTTTTTATTCTCATGGATAAAACAATCGTAATTATTTTTATGGTTAGCTGACTCTCCACAACCGCAGTAACAAGGTATTTTTTCAAGTAAATCTTTGTTTTGAGCAACAGCTAAATAGATTGTCTTCATATCCTCAGGTTTATCAGCCAAGAAATCCGGTGCTATTTCCTTACTGCTGGTCTCCTCTTGAAGATCTCCGGATACTGTATGTTCGGAATGTCCTTCATGACTGCTTTCGTTTTGAACAACACTTTCCTTTTCATTTGAACAACCTGAAAGTACTAACGAAGAACAGATACCCAAAGTGATGGTCATTAATTTAAACTTCATTTATACACTCCTTTATCATTTTCATACTCCCATTTTATGGCACGGAAGACATTTCTACAAGCATAAGGTTCCAACAAAATCAGGATTGAAAATGACAAGTATCAAGTATCCAGACCACATAACCCAAATACGATTTCGTGCATATTTTTAGAGTATTAACCACACTTTAAGGTAAAAAGAATGAGGTGATATTGTCGTGAGAATGTTTCCATCATTGTTAATTTTGTTAGGCACGTATTTACTTATTATACTCCTTGACAACCTACAGGGCTTGAATATATTGCACTCTTTCTATAGCATCAAACAATATTTGATAGTAGCTCGTGGAGAAGATTACTTTCTGCTCATTTCATTCACTATAATCTTTTTATGTTTGATAGTTTTCTCAGCCGTCAAAAACCGGCAGACTCCCTCTTCATGAAACTGCTGGTTTCATTTTTTGTTTTATATATGCCGTAATCAATAATAAAATGGGAACGCCAATGAGTAATGGTAGGTGCAAAAGGTAAGGGACGACTTTTAACCCTTCATCTATATGAGCCTGATAGCTAGGTGCAATCATAAGCGAAGAGAAGAAAATAACACCGCCAACCAGATAAATGAATACAGGGGAAGGTTTCATTTGAAATAAGTCTGCAGCGCCAATAATGGCACAAAAGAAAAAGATTGATATCTTAATGAAACCTAAAATGATCATTAAAACAAGAATGAACGAATCCAGTCTTTCTATAAAATCAGCGATATTTATATAACTGACCGCTGTAAGAGCAGGGAAATTTGATCTTAATACCGCCTCTGGACCCAATACGGACAAAAGAATGATCGAATTAAGAGTTAAAGAAACGCCACCTATAATTATCGCTAAAAGGCCCACTTTAACGGCAGAGCTCTTTTTATTCAAATACGGAAGAATCATCGTGAACGTAATCAATTCTCCAAAAGGTACGGTGATACCAGAAGGAATCAACTCTTTCCATACCTTTCCCCATCCATTGCCTAAA
The DNA window shown above is from Peribacillus sp. FSL P2-0133 and carries:
- the uvsE gene encoding UV DNA damage repair endonuclease UvsE, producing the protein MTLIRLGYVAMSNHVPNCSPSQTMTFAQFSKIKDRDAAIRKLERISISNLHNCWRLLIHNESNNIQFFRLSSKLIPLANHPEIPEWDYIEPISEELAKLKTFITDHPKIRIDFHPDHFVILNSTNIDILKTSLKTLRMHHTLLKKMGVDPEHRCVLHVGGGYGEHVQALEQFIHNWGLIPESIQRMVILENDDTTYTLSETLYLCEKLGIPMVFDYHHYLAHQLPSEDWKDHWNRILNTWSNSKLPPKMHISSPRSDKEFRAHADFVDTGMFMEFLQQIKGSLPQLDCMIEAKQKDGALFQLMDELKGYKEIEIIDDASFYIH
- a CDS encoding site-specific integrase produces the protein MQATSQRIKNVQPIRRLDHIEKMKKSLLKYCSYRDYMMFSIGINIGLRIGDLLQLRVKDILEGTHIVIVEQKTDKIKRFLVNPQLRKEVRKYVRKSNLKNEQYLFPSRKGNGPITRVQAYRVLNKAAEMADIPDVGTHTLRKTFGYLHYQKFKDIALLQQILNHSNPKDTMIYIGLTQDLMDETLMDFYY
- a CDS encoding GerAB/ArcD/ProY family transporter, whose protein sequence is MPKIKIDGVQLFCMMVIFMFGSNLLLDIGKGAKQDVWIVNLLSTLFGCLLYFVYISLFKKYPDLPMTGYVRKIWGKYFGGLFSFFYIIYFVYLAARVLRDFEELLISSTYRRTSIITLGICMILVLIYGVHLGVEAFARVTCLCFTIIIVTLLILNIMFVLGGYTKLVNLQPVLGNGWGKVWKELIPSGITVPFGELITFTMILPYLNKKSSAVKVGLLAIIIGGVSLTLNSIILLSVLGPEAVLRSNFPALTAVSYINIADFIERLDSFILVLMIILGFIKISIFFFCAIIGAADLFQMKPSPVFIYLVGGVIFFSSLMIAPSYQAHIDEGLKVVPYLLHLPLLIGVPILLLITAYIKQKMKPAVS
- a CDS encoding SDR family oxidoreductase, whose product is MESIITNKWTVKGKYVVITGATSGIGLATAKELAIRGANLGLVARNQTKATEVVNRIKALTGNSTTVDVFLADMSSQQSIRQVAAEILARCPKVDVLINNAGALFETRQLTVDGLEMTWAVNHLAPYLLTTLLLDRLKESEQSRVITTASHGHKMAKKGINFDDLSAEHLYSFPKKFVGGPTFRYAETKLANILFTAELAGRLEGTGVTAHCFDPGLVSTNFNQNNGLLARLTMSVMKIFSQSPEKGAETLVWLADSAEITSHNGRYYTDMQITIPSVPAQNMDAAKRLWEVSKEQIQCSDTIDKE
- a CDS encoding diphthine--ammonia ligase, whose translation is MAELNEWKNSARGHKFIASFSGGKDSVLALYKAMKIGEPAGLIVMLEEEGKRSRSHGMPPELIRAQAESIGLPVYTAAASWSDYEEVFMRLLENAKNQGAEVLVTGDLDMPAHGCWHDKVTKNAGLKLGMPLWEMNHREAVEEFLNLGFVTIIVTVNLSLGMRDDDLGRKLTHEYVKELEARGIDPCGEGGEFHTTVIDGPIFKQPIPVRKCEIIKDGEYAFLPLELDKKADIGT
- a CDS encoding PCYCGC motif-containing (lipo)protein; this encodes MKFKLMTITLGICSSLVLSGCSNEKESVVQNESSHEGHSEHTVSGDLQEETSSKEIAPDFLADKPEDMKTIYLAVAQNKDLLEKIPCYCGCGESANHKNNYDCFIHENKKNGEVVWDDHGTRCGVCLEIAAQSILDLNDGMSIKEIRNKVDEKYKSGYAKPTPTPPV
- a CDS encoding TetR/AcrR family transcriptional regulator: MIAAEAGINQGLSYHYFKSKEEIFYSACERSHGRSAGDT